The following proteins are co-located in the Gloeocapsa sp. PCC 7428 genome:
- the galE gene encoding UDP-glucose 4-epimerase GalE, translating to MENPTILITGGAGYIGTHTVLALQEAGYSVLILDNLVYGHRDLVEKVLKAELICGNICDRPLLDQIFAQRSIEAVIHFAAYTYVNESVSDPFKYYQNNVLGSLTLLEAMLQAGVNKIVFSSTCATYGIPQQIPIPEEHPQNPINPYGATKLMVEKILLDFDRAYQLRSVCFRYFNAAGADKLGRLGEDRTPETHLIPLVLLTALGKREKVFIFGTDYDTPDGTCIRDYIHVIDLAHAHVLGLNYLLQGGETEIFNLGNGNGFSVQQVIDTAISITKRSFPVVKTERRTGDPPILVGNYEKVQRVLGWKPAYSKLEEMIKDAWRWHQRRHSD from the coding sequence ATGGAAAACCCAACTATATTGATTACTGGAGGCGCAGGTTATATCGGTACTCATACAGTGTTGGCACTCCAAGAGGCTGGATATTCCGTCTTAATTTTAGATAACTTGGTGTATGGTCACAGAGATTTAGTAGAAAAGGTACTTAAAGCAGAACTCATCTGTGGCAATATTTGCGATCGCCCCCTACTAGATCAAATTTTCGCCCAAAGATCTATAGAGGCAGTTATCCATTTTGCTGCATATACTTATGTTAATGAATCGGTATCTGACCCATTCAAGTATTACCAAAATAATGTGCTAGGTTCGCTTACCCTCTTGGAAGCAATGCTTCAGGCTGGAGTAAATAAGATTGTTTTTTCTTCAACTTGTGCCACATATGGTATTCCTCAACAAATACCAATTCCAGAAGAACATCCTCAGAATCCCATTAATCCATATGGGGCTACTAAACTAATGGTAGAAAAAATACTATTAGATTTTGATAGAGCGTATCAGCTTCGCTCGGTTTGCTTCCGTTATTTTAATGCTGCCGGTGCTGATAAGCTAGGACGACTCGGAGAAGATCGCACTCCAGAAACGCACTTAATTCCCCTAGTTTTGTTAACTGCGTTAGGAAAGCGAGAAAAAGTGTTCATTTTCGGTACTGATTATGACACTCCTGACGGTACGTGTATCCGCGATTATATCCATGTAATAGACTTGGCGCATGCTCATGTTTTAGGGCTGAATTATCTATTACAAGGAGGCGAAACGGAAATTTTTAATTTAGGCAATGGCAATGGTTTTTCTGTACAGCAAGTGATTGATACAGCTATTAGTATAACTAAGCGCTCATTTCCCGTTGTCAAGACTGAACGGCGAACGGGCGATCCTCCTATCTTAGTTGGTAATTATGAAAAAGTACAAAGGGTTTTAGGCTGGAAGCCTGCTTATTCTAAGCTAGAGGAAATGATAAAGGATGCATGGCGCTGGCATCAAAGAAGACATAGTGATTAA
- a CDS encoding CoA-acylating methylmalonate-semialdehyde dehydrogenase, translated as MSCTTVLQNYINGEWCDSSATAYLDVTNPATAEILAKVPLGTATDVDQAATAAATAFNTWRRTPAGERVQYLFKLKTLLEENFADLAATITQECGKTLAESKGELQRAIENVEVACGIPILIQGYNSEDIAKGIDEILIRQPVGVAAVIAPFNFPGMIPFWFMPYAIACGNTYIIKPSEKVPLTMQKVMDLLAQTGIPKGVVNLVNGAKEVVDAILDHPAIRAISFVGSTPVARYVYSRATANGKRAQCQGGAKNPVIVLPDADMEMTTRIVADSAFGCAGQRCLAASLAITVGKARQTFTDAIADAASTRVVGYGLDDKVQMGPVITAESQARIEQLIQQGIAEGATPLVDGRQAKIADYPQGYFIRPTLLQNIEPTSKIAQTEVFGPVLGLIHLDTVDEAIAFVNRGEYGNMACLFTSSGAAARKFRYEAEVGNIGINIGVAAPMAFFPFSGWKESFFGDLHGQGHHAIEFFTQTKVVVERWFQDWSRQF; from the coding sequence ATGAGTTGTACCACTGTTCTCCAAAACTACATTAATGGCGAATGGTGTGACTCCAGTGCTACAGCGTATTTAGATGTAACAAATCCAGCAACAGCGGAAATACTTGCTAAAGTTCCACTCGGAACAGCAACCGACGTAGATCAAGCAGCAACAGCCGCAGCAACAGCATTTAACACCTGGCGGCGCACTCCAGCGGGAGAACGAGTACAGTATTTATTTAAACTTAAAACGCTACTAGAAGAGAACTTTGCAGACTTAGCCGCGACGATTACACAAGAGTGCGGCAAAACTTTGGCAGAATCAAAAGGCGAATTGCAACGGGCGATTGAAAATGTGGAAGTTGCTTGCGGAATTCCGATTTTGATACAAGGCTACAACTCAGAAGACATCGCCAAAGGCATTGATGAAATCTTGATTCGACAACCTGTAGGCGTTGCAGCAGTTATTGCGCCGTTTAACTTTCCAGGGATGATTCCGTTTTGGTTTATGCCGTATGCGATCGCCTGCGGTAATACATATATTATTAAACCCTCCGAGAAAGTGCCGCTAACAATGCAAAAAGTGATGGATCTTTTGGCACAAACAGGAATACCCAAAGGTGTTGTCAATCTTGTTAATGGTGCTAAAGAAGTTGTCGATGCGATTCTCGATCATCCTGCAATTCGTGCAATTAGCTTTGTCGGTTCGACTCCTGTAGCGCGTTATGTTTACAGTCGGGCGACAGCAAATGGTAAACGCGCGCAATGTCAAGGTGGGGCAAAAAATCCAGTGATTGTGCTACCCGATGCAGATATGGAAATGACAACCCGCATTGTTGCGGATAGCGCCTTTGGTTGCGCTGGACAACGTTGTTTAGCGGCTTCGCTTGCAATTACTGTTGGAAAAGCACGTCAAACCTTTACTGATGCGATCGCTGATGCGGCGTCTACTCGCGTTGTTGGTTATGGATTAGACGACAAAGTTCAAATGGGACCTGTGATTACAGCAGAAAGTCAAGCGAGAATTGAGCAATTGATTCAGCAGGGAATCGCTGAAGGTGCAACGCCGCTTGTTGATGGTAGACAAGCAAAAATTGCTGATTATCCTCAAGGTTATTTTATTCGACCGACGCTACTTCAGAACATCGAGCCTACAAGTAAAATTGCGCAAACCGAGGTTTTTGGTCCTGTATTAGGTTTAATTCATCTCGATACAGTGGATGAGGCGATCGCCTTCGTTAATCGTGGTGAATACGGCAATATGGCGTGTTTATTTACCTCTAGTGGCGCTGCTGCCCGCAAATTCCGTTATGAAGCGGAAGTTGGTAATATTGGAATTAACATTGGCGTTGCTGCACCGATGGCTTTCTTTCCCTTTAGCGGTTGGAAAGAGAGTTTCTTTGGCGATTTGCACGGACAAGGACATCACGCCATTGAATTTTTCACCCAAACGAAAGTTGTTGTTGAGCGCTGGTTTCAAGATTGGTCAAGACAATTTTAG
- a CDS encoding magnesium transporter, with the protein MPIVSNTSGNVAIQALSVTLRGLGVGEVVPKDTLKIVCKEILADLSTALALSLALGLLSLIWSPPQKQWIALVAAMVMAINVFVAATLGTLLTMGLKRINPDPALIRGPLLTTVLDAVGFLTFLSLVSIALKIVRC; encoded by the coding sequence ATGCCAATTGTATCTAACACCAGCGGCAATGTTGCAATTCAAGCATTATCTGTAACCCTCAGAGGATTAGGTGTTGGGGAAGTCGTACCCAAAGATACACTCAAAATCGTCTGCAAAGAGATTCTTGCAGATTTAAGTACAGCCTTAGCTTTGAGTCTTGCGCTTGGTCTTCTTTCCTTAATTTGGTCGCCTCCACAAAAGCAATGGATAGCATTAGTTGCAGCAATGGTTATGGCAATCAACGTATTTGTTGCTGCTACCTTAGGAACGTTACTAACAATGGGTTTAAAAAGAATAAATCCCGATCCTGCCTTAATTCGTGGACCACTGCTAACAACAGTTTTAGATGCTGTAGGATTTTTGACTTTTCTCTCGCTAGTTTCTATTGCTTTAAAAATTGTTCGTTGTTAG
- the lpdA gene encoding dihydrolipoyl dehydrogenase produces the protein MSQEAFDYDLVIIGAGVGGHGAALHAVSCGLKTAIVEAADMGGTCVNRGCIPSKALLAAAGRVRELRNAHHLKALGIHVGDVAFDRAAIADHANNLVSKIQGDLTNSLKRLGVDIIRGWGKVAGQQKVAIATDNGEKTVTAKDIILSPGSVPFVPPGIEVDGKTVFTSDQGVKLESLPDWVAIIGSGYIGLEFSDVYSALGCEITMIEALDQLMPGFDRDIAKLAERILITPRDIETYVGIYAKRVIPGSPVVIELADFKTKEDVDIIEVDACLVATGRIPVTQNLGLDSVGVELDRRNFIPVDDRMAVLSAGEPVPHLWAIGDANGKMMLAHAASAQGIVAVENICGKHQEIDYRSIPAAAFTHPEISYVGMTETAAKDMGKEQGFEVGAVRTYFKGNSKALAEGEADGIAKVVYRKDTGEVLGVHIIGMHASDLIHEASAAIANRQSVHSLAHLVHAHPTLSEVLDEAYKRAIAS, from the coding sequence GTGAGTCAGGAAGCATTTGATTACGATTTAGTCATTATTGGCGCTGGAGTCGGCGGACATGGTGCGGCTTTACACGCGGTCAGTTGTGGATTGAAAACCGCCATTGTCGAAGCAGCGGATATGGGTGGAACCTGCGTCAATCGGGGTTGTATTCCTTCAAAAGCACTACTTGCTGCTGCTGGTCGCGTGCGAGAATTACGCAATGCGCATCATCTCAAAGCTTTGGGAATTCATGTTGGGGATGTGGCGTTTGACCGCGCAGCGATCGCCGATCATGCAAATAACTTAGTCAGCAAGATTCAAGGTGATTTGACAAATAGCCTCAAACGTCTCGGCGTTGATATCATTCGCGGTTGGGGTAAAGTCGCCGGACAGCAAAAAGTGGCGATCGCCACCGACAACGGCGAAAAAACCGTTACAGCCAAAGATATTATTCTTTCGCCTGGTTCTGTTCCATTTGTTCCACCAGGAATTGAAGTAGATGGGAAAACAGTCTTTACAAGCGACCAAGGTGTCAAGTTAGAATCACTTCCCGATTGGGTGGCAATTATTGGTAGCGGCTATATTGGGCTAGAATTTTCTGATGTGTACTCGGCGCTAGGGTGTGAAATTACAATGATTGAAGCCCTAGACCAACTGATGCCAGGATTTGACCGCGATATTGCCAAATTAGCTGAACGGATATTAATTACACCCCGCGATATCGAAACGTATGTGGGAATTTACGCGAAGCGCGTTATTCCTGGTTCTCCTGTCGTCATTGAACTTGCAGACTTCAAAACGAAAGAAGATGTGGATATCATTGAGGTTGATGCTTGCTTGGTAGCTACCGGACGCATCCCAGTCACGCAAAACCTTGGTTTAGATTCGGTGGGTGTCGAACTCGATCGCCGCAACTTTATTCCTGTAGACGATCGCATGGCAGTTTTATCTGCGGGTGAACCCGTACCACATTTATGGGCAATTGGCGACGCGAACGGCAAAATGATGTTAGCGCACGCGGCTTCTGCACAAGGCATCGTCGCCGTTGAAAATATCTGCGGAAAACACCAAGAAATCGACTATCGCAGTATACCCGCCGCCGCGTTTACGCACCCTGAAATTAGCTACGTAGGAATGACCGAAACTGCGGCGAAAGATATGGGTAAAGAACAAGGATTTGAAGTGGGTGCAGTCCGTACGTACTTCAAAGGGAATTCTAAAGCCCTCGCGGAAGGTGAAGCTGACGGTATCGCAAAGGTCGTGTATCGTAAAGACACGGGTGAAGTCCTCGGAGTTCATATCATCGGAATGCACGCCTCAGATTTAATTCACGAAGCCTCCGCCGCGATCGCTAACCGTCAATCTGTTCATTCTTTAGCACATCTCGTCCACGCCCACCCCACACTTTCAGAGGTGCTGGATGAAGC
- the asnB gene encoding asparagine synthase (glutamine-hydrolyzing), protein MCGIGGVMHHDPARPVNPDVLVAMAAIQYHRGPDGFGVKIMSDRGVGFTHARLSIIDLNPERGRQPFVSADGQYMIAHNGEFYDYKRIRADLTSLGYRFRSKSDTELTMHLSDRYGLEGALPHLRGEFAFALYERSKDRLTLVRDRFGVKPLYWTMTPEGLVFGSEIKVLFAHPAVQRRFSSEGLYHQLMQLIVPGTSAFEGIYAVEPGQMVIVERHDGQLQVKTKQYWDLNFPRQSERGQRLTDEEYIEELRSRFIEAVQLRLEADVPVACYLSGGIDSCTIMGIAAASQQSPVKAFTIGFDDRDYDETAIAREMAQATGADQDVLMVDGNQLYDHFARTIWHTERSIYNTFTVAKLLMSEHVNKAGYKVVVTGEGSDELFAGYPQLRLDMILHGMDDASPEERADLEDWLAESNRLFKGNLLAEKALDDPALTNLVGFTPSCLQSWLSASAYVPSLLHPDRRAATQNYSPGEAVAHALDREQIEGRHPLDKVQYIWIKTQFESQVLGWAGDRVDMANSMEARPPFLDHPLVEFAVTLPQNMRLRGRKDKYILRETMRELLPKALYERQKFAFMAPPSHTDPVKQRAMQALSATYLSKQAIEEAGLLDAAGVQKILQRHGDANTPVSDRVQLDAIINHMLSVQMLHKHFVGNDVPVVARDRAQERGWYAKDQLVVVT, encoded by the coding sequence ATGTGCGGTATTGGTGGCGTCATGCACCACGATCCGGCTCGTCCCGTGAATCCAGATGTTCTGGTGGCGATGGCGGCGATTCAGTATCATCGCGGACCAGATGGATTCGGTGTCAAAATTATGAGCGATCGCGGTGTTGGCTTCACCCATGCGCGATTATCGATTATCGACCTCAACCCTGAACGCGGAAGACAGCCGTTTGTTTCTGCTGATGGGCAATACATGATTGCGCACAACGGCGAGTTTTATGACTACAAACGCATCCGCGCCGACCTAACTTCTTTAGGTTATCGCTTTCGCAGCAAGAGCGATACCGAACTGACGATGCACTTAAGCGATCGCTACGGGTTAGAAGGTGCGTTACCACATCTACGCGGCGAGTTTGCCTTTGCTCTTTACGAACGTTCCAAAGATCGACTGACATTAGTACGCGATCGCTTTGGTGTCAAACCTTTGTATTGGACGATGACGCCCGAAGGTTTAGTCTTTGGTTCAGAAATTAAAGTATTATTTGCACATCCAGCCGTCCAGCGCCGCTTTTCTTCTGAAGGACTTTATCATCAACTAATGCAGCTAATTGTACCAGGAACATCCGCGTTTGAGGGAATTTATGCGGTCGAACCTGGGCAAATGGTGATTGTCGAGCGTCATGACGGGCAACTACAAGTTAAAACGAAACAATACTGGGATTTGAACTTCCCGCGCCAGTCTGAACGCGGACAAAGATTAACAGATGAAGAGTACATTGAAGAATTACGCAGCCGTTTTATTGAAGCTGTACAACTGCGACTCGAAGCGGATGTTCCTGTAGCGTGTTACCTCTCTGGCGGCATCGACTCGTGTACGATTATGGGTATTGCCGCCGCGAGTCAACAATCACCTGTCAAAGCGTTTACGATTGGGTTTGACGATCGCGACTACGACGAAACCGCGATCGCCCGCGAAATGGCACAAGCCACAGGTGCAGATCAAGATGTCTTGATGGTCGATGGCAATCAACTTTACGATCACTTTGCGCGGACAATATGGCACACAGAACGCAGTATTTATAACACTTTTACCGTTGCCAAGTTGTTGATGAGCGAACACGTCAACAAAGCTGGGTACAAAGTCGTCGTCACGGGTGAAGGATCGGATGAACTTTTCGCAGGGTATCCGCAACTGCGGCTGGATATGATTTTGCACGGCATGGATGATGCTTCACCAGAAGAACGCGCCGATTTAGAAGATTGGCTAGCCGAAAGTAATCGGTTATTTAAAGGGAATCTCTTAGCAGAAAAAGCCTTAGACGATCCAGCCCTCACAAACTTAGTAGGCTTTACGCCTAGCTGCTTACAATCGTGGTTATCGGCATCTGCCTACGTTCCGAGTTTACTGCATCCCGATCGCCGCGCCGCAACGCAAAATTACTCGCCAGGAGAAGCTGTTGCTCATGCGCTGGATCGCGAGCAAATTGAGGGGCGTCACCCGCTTGACAAAGTGCAATATATATGGATAAAAACGCAGTTTGAGTCACAAGTCCTCGGTTGGGCAGGCGATCGCGTCGATATGGCAAACTCGATGGAAGCACGTCCGCCGTTTCTCGATCATCCCTTAGTCGAATTCGCCGTCACGCTACCGCAAAATATGCGTTTACGGGGACGTAAAGATAAATATATCCTACGCGAAACAATGCGCGAGCTTTTACCAAAAGCACTGTACGAGCGACAAAAGTTTGCGTTCATGGCTCCGCCATCGCATACCGATCCGGTTAAGCAACGGGCGATGCAGGCGTTATCGGCAACTTATTTATCAAAACAAGCGATCGAGGAAGCAGGGTTACTCGACGCCGCAGGCGTACAAAAGATTCTTCAGCGTCACGGCGATGCAAATACACCAGTTTCAGACCGAGTGCAACTCGATGCGATTATTAATCATATGCTCAGCGTGCAAATGCTGCACAAGCATTTTGTCGGCAACGATGTTCCTGTAGTAGCACGCGATCGCGCTCAAGAACGCGGTTGGTACGCTAAAGATCAACTTGTTGTGGTAACTTAG
- a CDS encoding DUF1499 domain-containing protein, producing the protein MSTVETKSSSVFQRVLFTFIALLFVTFCALGTKIAFSGEPQLFAGTRPDNLGVHAGELAPCPRTPNCVSSQSQDTAHQIAPLTYNSTDQEAMARLKTVLQSFRRVKAIAQSENYIYSEFTIPVVGFVDDVEFLLDKDAKVIHVRSASRLGEGDLGVNRRRVETIRTKFNESAMVDASDSLRGYIS; encoded by the coding sequence ATGTCAACAGTTGAAACGAAATCAAGTTCTGTATTCCAACGAGTTCTGTTTACCTTCATCGCATTGCTGTTCGTCACTTTTTGTGCATTAGGAACCAAAATCGCCTTTTCTGGAGAACCGCAGTTATTTGCCGGAACGCGACCTGATAACCTTGGGGTTCATGCTGGTGAATTAGCACCCTGTCCGAGAACTCCTAATTGTGTCAGCAGTCAAAGCCAAGATACAGCGCATCAAATCGCACCTTTAACTTACAATTCAACTGACCAAGAGGCAATGGCACGGCTCAAAACAGTCCTGCAATCTTTTCGACGTGTAAAAGCGATCGCTCAAAGTGAAAATTACATTTATAGCGAATTTACGATTCCCGTTGTTGGATTTGTTGATGATGTCGAATTTTTGCTTGACAAAGATGCCAAAGTGATCCACGTTCGTTCAGCTTCGCGTTTAGGCGAGGGCGATTTGGGAGTTAATCGGCGTCGAGTTGAAACTATCAGAACTAAATTCAATGAATCTGCTATGGTGGATGCCTCCGACTCCCTTCGGGGCTATATCAGCTAA
- a CDS encoding PH domain-containing protein: MNEVFKAPWAISLIAITIVVSAILLGIVLMGLLTGPRSDIAWIVAMVVIPLVILLISVFFSIRGYAIADNTLYIQRLGWNTKVDLKNLITADVNPQAMRNSIRKWGNGGLFSFSGKYYNRKLGNYEAYATDLTKAVILKFRDRTIVVTPEHPERFANQVLATMDKG; this comes from the coding sequence ATGAATGAAGTCTTTAAGGCTCCTTGGGCGATATCGCTGATTGCTATTACTATTGTAGTTTCTGCAATACTGCTAGGAATTGTGTTGATGGGACTATTGACTGGTCCTCGCAGTGATATTGCGTGGATAGTAGCAATGGTCGTCATTCCTTTGGTAATTTTATTAATATCTGTATTCTTCAGTATTCGCGGTTATGCGATCGCAGACAATACACTTTATATTCAACGCCTTGGTTGGAATACCAAAGTTGATTTAAAGAACTTAATCACCGCTGATGTAAACCCCCAAGCAATGCGAAACTCGATACGCAAGTGGGGAAATGGTGGTTTATTTAGTTTTTCGGGAAAGTACTACAACCGCAAACTGGGAAATTATGAAGCTTATGCAACAGATTTGACTAAAGCCGTCATTCTCAAGTTTCGCGATCGCACAATTGTTGTTACTCCAGAACATCCAGAAAGATTTGCAAATCAAGTTTTAGCAACAATGGACAAAGGATAG
- a CDS encoding magnesium transporter MgtE N-terminal domain-containing protein — protein sequence MNLLIKTLFECTFVPEQRAIAFCLLNKAHAIDVFGYLPPKVQEELINSLHDTQVVQIVKAMRQSRSRLFNRSFLSSPFWQSSCQLYLTPAAMLQFKHYL from the coding sequence GTGAACTTACTCATAAAAACCTTGTTTGAGTGTACCTTCGTACCAGAACAACGCGCGATCGCTTTTTGCTTACTCAACAAAGCCCATGCAATTGATGTGTTTGGATACTTACCACCCAAAGTCCAAGAAGAACTCATCAATTCTTTACACGATACTCAAGTGGTGCAAATTGTCAAGGCGATGCGTCAGTCGCGATCGCGCCTTTTCAACAGGTCATTTCTCTCGTCTCCGTTTTGGCAGTCGTCATGCCAATTGTATCTAACACCAGCGGCAATGTTGCAATTCAAGCATTATCTGTAA
- a CDS encoding DUF5818 domain-containing protein — MDKKKVLEVQEIKLAILESFPPQLSITAIGTVPTQGWKNAELIPYVYIQPPIDGIYEFDFVAEPPEGIVAPALASIQANFRLETIPTNLRGVKVYASSNSQVALLETSGKERTICVKGVLTDEGVECQTLRTADGELYTLVGNLKEFQVGDEVYVAGTVAEFSFCLQGITIVVNWISKSAPKCSLPVSV; from the coding sequence ATGGATAAAAAGAAAGTATTAGAAGTACAAGAAATTAAACTAGCAATTTTAGAAAGCTTTCCCCCACAACTTTCTATCACAGCGATAGGAACTGTCCCTACACAAGGCTGGAAAAATGCCGAACTAATTCCTTACGTCTATATCCAACCACCCATTGACGGCATTTATGAATTTGACTTTGTAGCTGAACCACCAGAGGGAATTGTTGCACCTGCACTTGCGTCAATACAAGCAAATTTCCGTCTAGAAACTATTCCCACAAATCTTAGAGGAGTAAAAGTTTATGCTTCTAGTAATTCTCAAGTTGCACTTTTAGAAACAAGCGGTAAAGAGAGAACAATTTGCGTCAAAGGAGTTCTCACCGATGAGGGAGTAGAGTGTCAAACGCTACGGACTGCTGACGGCGAACTTTACACACTTGTGGGTAATCTCAAGGAATTTCAAGTAGGCGATGAAGTGTATGTAGCTGGTACAGTTGCCGAATTTTCGTTTTGCTTGCAGGGAATTACGATTGTTGTCAATTGGATTAGTAAAAGCGCACCAAAGTGTTCGTTACCTGTGAGTGTTTAG
- a CDS encoding DUF1028 domain-containing protein — MAWDPSTQMTGVAVATKHLAVGALVPHAKATIGAIATQAQTNPLLGIWGIQLLEQRAISEGTLDEISVEDIIYLLLKDDKDRDHRQLHLVDHNGHTAAWTGKECIDWAGHFTFPYFSVAGNMLVGEQTLLAMAEAYQAKEGMEFSERLLQALEAGEAAGGDKRGRQSAAIYVVNQDVYPYLDLRVDHHHNPIAELRYLFEESRKDYYQMFRQTMPTIHPRTTEPISLNPAPWSGSTKAQPQKSVSTTDAPLSA; from the coding sequence GTGGCTTGGGATCCATCAACACAAATGACAGGGGTTGCAGTCGCAACAAAGCATCTAGCAGTAGGGGCGTTAGTGCCTCATGCCAAAGCGACAATTGGGGCGATCGCAACGCAAGCACAAACCAACCCGCTGTTGGGAATTTGGGGTATTCAATTACTCGAACAACGGGCAATCAGCGAAGGTACCTTAGACGAAATCTCTGTCGAAGATATCATTTACCTGTTGCTGAAAGATGACAAAGACCGCGACCATCGGCAATTACACCTTGTCGATCACAATGGACATACTGCGGCTTGGACAGGCAAAGAGTGCATCGATTGGGCAGGACATTTTACGTTTCCCTACTTCTCTGTAGCTGGCAATATGCTAGTTGGCGAACAAACTTTGCTAGCAATGGCAGAAGCGTATCAAGCCAAAGAAGGAATGGAGTTTTCTGAACGCTTACTACAAGCATTAGAAGCTGGGGAAGCAGCAGGCGGTGATAAGCGGGGTCGTCAATCGGCAGCAATTTATGTTGTCAATCAAGATGTTTATCCCTATCTTGATTTGCGCGTCGATCACCATCACAACCCGATCGCCGAACTGCGCTATTTATTTGAAGAATCGCGCAAAGATTACTATCAAATGTTTCGGCAGACAATGCCCACAATACACCCTCGCACGACCGAACCTATTAGTTTAAATCCTGCGCCTTGGTCGGGTTCTACGAAAGCACAACCGCAAAAGAGTGTTAGCACAACGGATGCACCGCTGTCTGCTTGA